In uncultured Bacteroides sp., the following proteins share a genomic window:
- a CDS encoding YciI family protein, with translation MYILLLTYQKPLEEVDKHLDAHKVYLEKNYKAGNFVASGRRNPRIGGIILCRAIGKEEVENLIKEDPFYAYEVAKYEILEFEPSKLAEGFEKFL, from the coding sequence ATGTATATTTTACTATTAACTTACCAGAAACCTCTCGAAGAAGTAGACAAACATCTTGATGCTCACAAAGTTTATCTTGAAAAGAACTATAAAGCCGGCAATTTTGTGGCTTCAGGCAGAAGAAATCCCAGGATAGGAGGAATAATCTTATGCAGAGCAATAGGAAAGGAAGAAGTTGAGAATCTGATCAAAGAAGATCCCTTCTATGCTTATGAGGTGGCAAAATATGAAATTCTGGAATTTGAACCATCAAAACTGGCCGAAGGTTTCGAGAAATTTCTTTGA
- a CDS encoding Gfo/Idh/MocA family oxidoreductase → MKRIRFAVIGQGHIGKRHAEMIRRNPQAELVAVCDILSKEKLGLSGISEAFYGSVDELLANEKEIDVINICVPNGLHAEFALKALNSEKHVVIEKPMALSKRDAEQVLSRSKEVGRDVFCVMQNRYSPPSVWLKEVIDSRILGKLYSVQLNCFWNRDERYYKPGNWHGTTEMDGGTLFTQFSHFVDIMYWLFGDITNIKGSFQDFNHQSLTAFEDSGSVLFDFLKGGSGSLNYSTAVWDKNLESSLTIIAENGSVKVAGQYMNEVEYCHIKDYSMPKLTPSNPPNDYGAYKGSAQNHHYVIQNVIDKLNGNALITTNAMDGLKVVDIIERIYKERDTQ, encoded by the coding sequence ATGAAAAGAATCCGCTTTGCTGTTATTGGGCAGGGACATATCGGCAAACGACATGCCGAAATGATTCGCCGCAATCCGCAGGCGGAGCTGGTTGCAGTTTGCGACATTCTTTCAAAGGAAAAGCTAGGTTTATCAGGTATTTCTGAAGCCTTTTACGGCTCTGTTGATGAACTGCTGGCAAATGAAAAAGAGATTGATGTAATCAATATCTGCGTTCCAAACGGGCTCCATGCCGAATTTGCACTTAAAGCGCTTAATTCTGAAAAGCACGTTGTCATTGAAAAGCCAATGGCTCTCTCAAAACGGGACGCAGAACAAGTTTTATCCAGAAGCAAGGAGGTAGGGCGTGACGTATTTTGCGTAATGCAAAACCGCTATTCTCCGCCTTCAGTCTGGCTAAAAGAAGTTATTGACAGCAGGATACTGGGAAAGCTTTATTCAGTTCAGCTTAATTGCTTTTGGAATCGCGATGAACGGTATTACAAACCGGGAAACTGGCACGGCACTACCGAAATGGATGGTGGAACTTTATTCACCCAATTCTCTCATTTTGTGGATATTATGTATTGGCTATTTGGCGACATTACCAATATTAAAGGTTCTTTTCAGGACTTCAATCACCAGTCGCTGACGGCTTTTGAAGACAGCGGAAGTGTTCTTTTCGATTTCCTAAAAGGAGGGTCGGGGAGTCTGAATTATTCTACCGCTGTGTGGGATAAGAATCTGGAAAGCAGTCTGACCATTATAGCTGAAAACGGTTCTGTTAAGGTAGCCGGACAATATATGAACGAGGTTGAATACTGTCACATAAAAGATTATTCGATGCCGAAACTAACTCCTTCTAATCCACCTAATGATTACGGGGCGTATAAAGGATCGGCACAAAATCATCACTACGTAATTCAAAACGTGATTGATAAGCTCAATGGCAATGCTTTGATTACCACAAACGCCATGGATGGATTAAAAGTGGTCGATATTATAGAAAGAATATATAAAGAAAGGGATACTCAATAG
- a CDS encoding tagaturonate reductase codes for MKPLNRQNVQANKYPERIIQFGEGNFLRAFVDWIVYNMNQKADFNSSVVVVQPIEKGMIDMLNAQDCLYHLNLQGLDKGKEVNSIEMIDVISRALNPYTQNDEFMKLAENPEMRFVISNTTEAGIAFDPSCKLTDAPASSYPGKLTQLLFHRFKTFNGAADKGLIIFPCELIFLNGKELKKCIEQYIDLWNLGAEFKTWFETACGVYCTLVDRIVPGYPRATINEILDKIQIEDKMVVQAEIFHLWVIEAPESISKEFPADKAGLNVLFVPSEAPYHERKVTLLNGPHTVLSPVGYLSGLNTVRECCEDAVIGKFVHKVMFEELLETLNLPKAELEKFGKDVMERFCNPFVKHFVTSIMLNSFPKFKTRDLPGLKTYLERKGELPAGIVLGLAGIITYYKGGKRGEDTIVPNDDQAIIDLLAKLWATGCTKTVAEGVLASEMIWGEDLNKISGLTEKVIGYLNSIQEKGMLETVKGII; via the coding sequence ATGAAACCATTAAACAGACAAAATGTTCAGGCGAACAAATATCCTGAACGTATCATTCAGTTTGGAGAAGGCAATTTTTTGCGCGCATTTGTAGACTGGATCGTTTATAACATGAATCAGAAAGCTGATTTCAATAGTAGTGTTGTTGTTGTTCAACCTATTGAAAAAGGTATGATTGATATGTTGAATGCTCAGGACTGTCTTTACCACCTTAATCTTCAAGGTTTGGACAAAGGAAAAGAAGTTAACAGCATTGAAATGATCGATGTTATCAGCCGCGCTTTGAATCCTTATACTCAGAATGATGAGTTCATGAAATTGGCTGAAAACCCTGAAATGCGTTTTGTTATTTCTAACACAACAGAAGCTGGTATCGCTTTTGATCCTTCTTGCAAATTAACTGATGCTCCTGCTTCTTCTTATCCAGGAAAATTAACTCAGTTATTATTTCACCGTTTCAAAACATTCAATGGTGCAGCTGACAAAGGTTTAATCATCTTCCCATGCGAATTAATCTTCCTGAATGGTAAAGAATTAAAGAAATGTATTGAACAATATATTGATCTTTGGAACCTTGGCGCAGAATTCAAAACTTGGTTTGAAACTGCTTGCGGTGTTTACTGTACATTGGTTGACCGTATTGTACCAGGATATCCTCGTGCAACTATCAACGAAATTCTTGATAAAATCCAGATCGAAGATAAAATGGTTGTTCAGGCAGAAATTTTCCACTTATGGGTAATCGAAGCTCCAGAATCAATCTCTAAAGAATTCCCTGCTGACAAAGCTGGTTTGAATGTATTATTCGTTCCTTCTGAAGCTCCTTATCACGAAAGAAAGGTTACTTTATTGAATGGCCCTCACACTGTACTTTCTCCTGTTGGTTACCTTTCAGGTTTGAATACAGTTAGAGAATGCTGCGAAGATGCTGTTATCGGTAAATTCGTTCACAAAGTAATGTTCGAAGAATTACTTGAAACATTGAACTTACCAAAAGCGGAACTTGAAAAATTCGGTAAAGACGTTATGGAACGCTTCTGCAACCCATTCGTAAAGCACTTCGTAACTTCAATCATGCTTAACTCATTCCCTAAATTCAAAACTCGTGACCTTCCAGGTTTGAAAACATATTTGGAACGTAAGGGTGAACTTCCTGCTGGTATCGTTCTTGGTTTGGCTGGTATCATTACTTACTACAAAGGTGGTAAACGTGGTGAAGATACTATCGTTCCTAACGATGATCAGGCTATTATCGATTTACTTGCAAAACTTTGGGCAACAGGTTGCACTAAGACAGTTGCAGAAGGAGTTTTAGCTTCTGAAATGATCTGGGGTGAAGACTTGAACAAAATTTCTGGATTAACAGAAAAAGTAATTGGATACTTGAACTCTATCCAGGAAAAGGGTATGCTTGAAACAGTAAAAGGAATTATCTAA
- the uxaC gene encoding glucuronate isomerase, producing MKNFMDENFLLQTKTAQELYHEHAAKMPIIDYHCHLVPKMVADDHKFRSLTEIWLGGDHYKWRAMRTNGIDERFCTGTDTSDWEKFEKWAETVPYTMRNPLYHWTHLELKTAFGINKILNKDTAREIFDECNEKLALPEYSARGMMTRYNVEAVCTTDDPIDSMEYHIATKNSGFATKMLPTWRPDKAMAVEVPADFRAYIEKLAEVSGVTINTFDDVVAALKVRHDFFASLGCKLSDHGIEEFYAEDYTDAEIKAIFNKVYGGAELTKEEILKFKSAMLIVFAEMDYETGWTQQFHYGAIRNNNTRMFEKLGADTGFDSIGEFNTAKAMSKFLNRLDYNGKLTKTILYNLNPCANEVIATMLGNFQDGKIAGKIQFGSGWWFLDQKDGMEKQMNALSVLGLLSRFVGMLTDSRSFMSYPRHEYFRRTLCNLVGRDVENGEIPASEMKFIGQMIEDISYNNAKNFFQF from the coding sequence ATGAAGAATTTTATGGATGAAAATTTCTTGTTGCAAACTAAAACTGCACAAGAACTGTATCACGAACATGCGGCTAAGATGCCTATCATTGACTACCATTGTCATTTAGTTCCTAAAATGGTTGCTGACGACCACAAGTTTCGTTCATTAACTGAAATATGGTTAGGCGGAGACCACTACAAATGGCGTGCAATGCGTACTAACGGTATTGATGAACGTTTTTGTACTGGTACAGATACTTCTGATTGGGAAAAATTTGAAAAATGGGCAGAAACCGTTCCTTACACAATGAGAAATCCTCTTTATCACTGGACTCACCTGGAACTTAAAACTGCTTTTGGCATCAATAAGATTCTTAATAAAGATACTGCACGTGAAATTTTCGATGAATGTAATGAGAAACTTGCTTTACCTGAATATTCAGCACGTGGAATGATGACTCGTTATAATGTAGAAGCTGTTTGTACTACTGATGATCCTATTGATTCTATGGAATATCACATTGCTACAAAGAATAGTGGCTTTGCGACTAAGATGTTGCCAACATGGCGTCCTGATAAAGCTATGGCTGTAGAAGTTCCTGCTGACTTCCGCGCTTACATTGAAAAATTAGCTGAAGTTAGTGGCGTTACAATCAATACATTTGATGATGTTGTTGCAGCATTGAAAGTTCGTCATGACTTCTTCGCTAGCCTTGGTTGTAAACTGTCTGACCACGGTATTGAAGAATTCTATGCAGAAGACTATACTGATGCTGAAATCAAAGCTATCTTCAATAAAGTATACGGTGGCGCTGAACTTACAAAAGAAGAAATCCTTAAATTCAAATCGGCTATGCTTATTGTATTTGCTGAAATGGATTACGAAACAGGATGGACTCAACAATTCCATTACGGAGCTATTCGTAACAACAACACTCGTATGTTTGAGAAATTAGGAGCTGATACCGGTTTCGATTCTATCGGCGAATTTAACACAGCCAAGGCTATGTCTAAGTTCCTGAATCGTCTTGATTACAATGGTAAGCTTACTAAAACAATACTTTATAACCTGAATCCATGTGCAAACGAAGTAATTGCAACTATGCTTGGTAACTTCCAGGATGGTAAGATTGCCGGAAAGATTCAGTTTGGTTCAGGATGGTGGTTCCTTGATCAGAAAGATGGTATGGAAAAACAAATGAATGCTCTTTCTGTTCTTGGTTTATTGAGCCGTTTTGTTGGTATGTTAACTGACTCACGTAGCTTTATGTCATATCCTCGTCACGAATATTTCCGTCGTACATTGTGTAACCTTGTTGGTCGCGATGTAGAAAACGGTGAAATTCCTGCATCTGAAATGAAATTTATCGGTCAGATGATTGAAGATATCAGCTACAACAATGCTAAGAATTTCTTCCAATTCTAA
- the proS gene encoding proline--tRNA ligase — protein MAKELKGLTKRSDNYSQWYNELVVKADLAEASAVRGCMVIKPYGYAIWEKIQRQLDDMFKETGHVNAYFPLLIPKSFLSREAEHVEGFAKECAVVTHYRLKNAEDGSGVVVDPAAKLEEELIIRPTSETIIWNTYKNWIQSYRDLPILCNQWANVFRWEMRTRLFLRTAEFLWQEGHTAHATREEAEEEAKKMLNVYADFAENFMAVPVVKGVKSANERFAGALDTYTIEAMMQDGKALQSGTSHFLGQNFAKAFDVQFVNKNNEMEYVWATSWGVSTRLMGALIMTHSDDNGLVLPPKLAPFQVVIVPIYKNEEQLNAINEKVAGITAKLKALGISFKYDNSDNKRPGFKFADYELRGVPVRLVMGARDLENNTVEIMRRDTLEKETVTCDNIETYVKDLLDAIQANIFKKAYDYREAHTITVDSYEEFKEKIEEGGFILAHWDGTTETEELIKEETKATIRCIPLNGDKTPGKCMVTGKPSACRVVFARSY, from the coding sequence ATGGCAAAGGAACTAAAAGGACTTACCAAACGCAGCGATAATTATTCGCAATGGTACAATGAATTGGTAGTAAAAGCTGATTTGGCAGAAGCATCTGCAGTACGTGGATGTATGGTTATTAAGCCTTATGGATACGCTATCTGGGAAAAGATTCAACGTCAGCTGGATGACATGTTTAAGGAAACAGGACACGTTAATGCTTATTTCCCTTTGCTGATTCCTAAATCATTTTTAAGCCGCGAAGCAGAACACGTAGAAGGATTTGCTAAGGAATGTGCTGTAGTAACTCATTATCGTTTAAAAAATGCAGAAGATGGTTCGGGAGTGGTTGTTGACCCTGCTGCAAAACTTGAAGAAGAATTGATTATTCGTCCTACTTCAGAAACTATTATCTGGAACACATATAAAAACTGGATTCAGTCTTACCGTGATCTTCCTATCCTGTGTAACCAGTGGGCAAACGTTTTCCGCTGGGAAATGCGTACCCGTTTGTTCCTTCGTACTGCTGAATTCTTGTGGCAGGAAGGACATACAGCTCACGCAACCCGCGAGGAAGCAGAAGAAGAAGCTAAGAAGATGCTAAATGTATATGCTGATTTTGCTGAAAACTTCATGGCTGTTCCTGTTGTAAAGGGGGTTAAATCTGCCAACGAACGTTTTGCCGGTGCTTTGGATACATATACTATTGAAGCAATGATGCAGGATGGAAAAGCCTTACAATCAGGTACTTCTCACTTCCTTGGTCAGAACTTTGCTAAAGCATTCGATGTTCAGTTCGTGAACAAGAACAATGAAATGGAATATGTATGGGCTACTTCATGGGGAGTTTCCACTCGTTTAATGGGTGCTCTTATTATGACTCACTCTGATGACAATGGTTTGGTACTTCCTCCTAAATTGGCTCCATTCCAGGTAGTTATCGTTCCAATTTATAAGAATGAAGAGCAATTGAATGCCATCAATGAAAAAGTTGCAGGAATCACTGCTAAACTAAAAGCATTAGGCATTTCATTCAAATATGATAATTCAGACAACAAACGTCCTGGATTCAAATTCGCTGATTATGAATTAAGAGGTGTTCCTGTTCGTTTGGTTATGGGTGCACGCGACTTAGAAAACAATACAGTAGAGATTATGCGCCGTGATACTCTTGAAAAAGAGACTGTTACATGTGATAATATTGAAACTTACGTGAAAGATCTTCTTGATGCTATCCAGGCAAATATCTTCAAGAAAGCATACGATTATCGCGAAGCACATACAATCACTGTTGATTCTTACGAAGAATTCAAAGAAAAGATTGAAGAAGGCGGATTTATCCTTGCTCATTGGGACGGAACTACTGAAACAGAAGAACTTATCAAGGAAGAAACAAAGGCAACTATCCGTTGTATTCCTTTAAATGGCGACAAAACTCCTGGAAAATGTATGGTTACTGGTAAACCATCTGCTTGCAGAGTAGTATTTGCCCGTTCTTATTAA